In Rutidosis leptorrhynchoides isolate AG116_Rl617_1_P2 chromosome 6, CSIRO_AGI_Rlap_v1, whole genome shotgun sequence, the DNA window GGTGGTCCTAAACCTAATGCCAATTAATTGATTAACATAACAATTAAACTGGCGTTAAGTTTAGAACTACCGCTGTGCATTTTAAAAATTATAGGGACTAtcaatataattttaaaaataaaagaaCTACTAGTATAATTTTAGATAAACTACATGAGCCAGTGGTATAACTATCTCAATTTTAAAATAATAAGGCCCGTATGGCTCACGGAATTCAATGGGATTCTGGCAGAATTGAAATTAAATTTAGACACGAtgcgtgtctaaattcaattccaattccgccgGAATCTCATTGTATTCCGTGAGCCAAATGGAGCCTTAAGTATTTTATTCAACTATCAAAATTAACTCAATtttaaattaataagtattttatttaACTATCGTAATCGTAATCGTATTTGATTTATTTAAATTAGTTTTATGTTTTGATTttattataaaaacagaaaaataaaattaaTTCAGTAGAGACCACCTCTACAACATCAGTTCCCTAACCTTCTTCCCACAAAGTTCCCAATAGAGAGGATTCTTATTTACCACACTCAGAGCCTGTTTACTTTTAGCTTAATTGGGATTATTGTCCTGGAAGGCTTATTCGGTCACCACCCTACCTGTTTACTTTTGACTTAATTTTTTGAGCCATCTTACTAGAGAGCTGTGTGATTGATGCAAAAAAGGGCTGTTGTCCCCATATGGACATTTGATTTCCTCCTTTACCCATTTCATGAGGTTCATCTTCACAGCCCCAAAAAACAAAAACCCTCGACTAATAAACTAAAAATAACAACAATTGAAATTTAGCATCATCTTCAAACAATTATCTGTAAATTCAAAACGTGATCGAAGACCTTGAAAGGTAACTGTTCTCAACCAAACATATGCCGTCACTTACCCCTCTGGTCTTCGTCACTTGCTCCTCCGGTAGCCGCCTCGTGCTCCTTTAAGGTTGAAGTTATTATACATGATGATGACGATTAAACAGTAATTAAGGATAGAGAGTTGTGGTGGCTGTAATAAAAATGGTTGATTGATTTTATGGATGGTCGCGAAATTTATGTCAATTTCTTCATGTTTTCTTACCAAAAAATGGAGGAAAAAAGCAATTAGGTAGGATAGCATGAGATGGTAAGTATTCTAAGTAATTGGAAATTCTTGCTTGTTATCAGGAAAATGCTTTAAGCTagattattatgtatgaatatgtgAATTGGGGTTGGAGAAGAACTGTGGAAGTATGTGGAAGTATATGGTAGATGATGTACACATGGTGGAGTCTATGtcatagtaattataattaattattacttatataacttatacggagtattaaatattaataaattctaatcaacaataattatattataatttatattataattataaattataataaaagaTAGTAGACtgattatttacataaaaaaaaatattttgtttgGGGCAAAATAGTCATTTTTATCATTCAGACTGTTTATTCAGCATAAAAAGTAAACAATAATAATTTTTCAATGATCATATCCATACTGCCATCTATATTCATTCTGCCACCTATATCCATACAGAACTTAATGCAAAGAAAAGTAAACAGCCCCTCAGTCCCCAAAGATACCACATATATATACAGTATATCACGACCCATAAGCGGTCACAAATTGGGCAACCACGACCCAAACACATTTATACCCGGATTCACAACCCACAAGCGTCACAAGCCAGCTATTAAAGCTCAAAACCTGGTCATAACATTGTAAAACCGCAGAAAAATATAGAAATCGTTAGCTTAAAACACAACTGCCTTTTCATATTACTCTGCACCACTAACCGTAAGGGCAAAAAAATACCAAAAGAAAACCCTTAAAACACTGAACCTTACGGATAGGCATTTACTTAAACAGCCAATAACTACCTAGCTCTGCTTACACACAAACAGCTAGTTGACATAATTTACATAATTCCATACTTATCCTCTTATCAACTTATAAATTAGAAATCTGCTcatatatttacattattattttATCTTCAAACCTGAAAGGTGAGTCAGCTCCCACAAGCAACTATTTTTTTCCGGTGATAGCATTTTAGATGGCCGTTACTGCAATTGTTGTCATCTTCATTGGCATTTGAAACTTCCTTGATGGAACACTCTACACTTGTTTCACTTCGGCATTCAACATGAGATTGTTGATCATTTGCCTACAATTATCAAGTTTTTTGCATAGATATTAGTTTGTCTAAGGTTGGAAAAGTCTCGAGACGGAGACGGGCCGGTCGGGATTTGAAATGACTAGTAGGTCGAGCCTGGGTCGAATCCGTACTACTCAAACGTTGACTTTTAGTCCTTCATCTGTCCCATATTAATTGTCCCATACTAattgtccacagacaaaaaacacagtTTTAGAAATATCACCATTCTACTTTTTCTGTATGTTACACTTTACCCCAACTTTTTACATATCATTTATTCTTACATTGTATACATTAGAGATAAGAATAAATAAGTAAAGTTCATTAATACCTCTGAGGTATTAATGAACTTTACTTATTTATTCTTATCTATTAATGGAAGTTGACAATTATTTTGAAACATCATAAAAGGAATACTACACAATAAATATGGGACAGATGGAGTAATATATatcacacataaataatatatcgaacataattatttaattcgtatatatttcaaacatatgtatagGCACAAAATCTGAGTAGAcgtttattaattcataaaaatttaACCTTAACTATGACCAACCTTGACTTTGACCGACCCAGACCCAAGTGACATTGACCCGAATTTTTAGCGTTGACAGACTTATTAGACGTTTTTGGGTGAAACGGGATGGGCTAGTCACCAAACCAACTAGTCGGCCGAGAAGGTCGCCGGTTACAACACTGTGTTTGTCACTTAATGGTAATAAATCAATCAGATGAAAAGTTACCAAGACTTCAAGAGGAGATGAGCCACGTGCACAGCCATTGTTGTTCTGGTTGTCTCGAGCGATACTAGCAAAATCAAAAATTAATCAGTAAAAAAATGACTAAATATAACAAGAAACCTAAACATTATTGATTAAGTAATACGGTTTGATGACATACTCCAAAGAATGCAGATCCACTATAATTCCATTCTTCTCGATTCTGTCTGCTTGAGACACTTCAGAAACGGCACTATTACCATCTAATTCAACGATATTTTTACCTTTAATAGTCTCATGATCGATCCCTGCATCCATTTTGTCCAATTTAGTTTCCATTTACTTATGCATGGATCATATATTTGTATTGGCTTAGTATCTTAGTATCTTTGATGGATCAAATAATTTAAACTATAGCTTGGAAGGTAACGGGTCAAAGGTTGAAAGTAGCCCAAAAATGTACTTGCATTCAGAAAATTGATTAAAtatatctatttttctaatttagtTCTACTCCGTGTAATATATACCGGTTCGTATCAAGAGCCTCATAAGATTCCACGAAAATATAGATTACCATTGAAATTATATAAATTTTGTAACCATATGTAACACACTAATTGCAAAAAACGTATTTTAAGGTCGATCCAAACCCAAACCAACCCCACATATAGCAACTTCTACTTTACCTTATCATGGCACATTACAGAAACCGTACCTCTTGATATGCTTGATTCGGCACAACGTTGATCCTTGGAAATCATGTATTTTTGACACATACGCGTGCCTTGGAAATCAAGAAACGTGTAGCCAAGAAAGTCGAGTTTTTGCGCTTCGGTCATTACGGAAAAACCAAACGATGAGGTCCAAGTCTGTAACACACTCGGGACAGCTGGCAAAACTAGTCTCTCTACTCCTAATTCCACCAGTTTCTGGAAAAAACCAAAGATTAAAACAATAAAAATGACTAAATACATGCTAGATTATCATACAACACACACAAGAATCTGTTTACCGTGcatcctcaaaaaaaaaaaaaaaaaaaaaaaaaggaaaaaaaaaagaatatGACTTTACCTTTTCAAGAACGTTCATAAGAGCATGACACATGCCACTTCTACGGTACCGGTATCGTGTGCCAATAAGCGGAAGCTCTGCTACCTTTTCTCCATAAATCCTTTAAATGGTAACAATATAATATGATAAATGTGTGAAACAATTAAGATATAAGGTgttaaattatttaactttaatttaataattatattatatattatattataccttaTTGAAGCTGCTGAAACTAGTTCATCATCTTTCTCCAGAAGAACTGTATAGAATCCCTTGAAGTTCAAACGGTTTAGGTCAGACCTGAAGTTAATTATATACAACCAAAGTAAGTTGGATTAAATAACAAGATATTGTTAATTTTAAAAcatttatcataaatatatataaaaaaaggtgATGCATAAAAATAACTAAACTTACCATCTACAGAAAATAACATCTTCGACTATATCTCTCTGTGTGAGAGGTTCCTTGACCGGCTCAAAACACTCGTGCATCACACTAATTGCAATATTTAACTTGCTATAGCTCTCAGCCATTTCGTCTCTAGTTGAGATGTCGTGATCCACGCTATCATGTCTCGTGTGTTTCAGTATCGTCCATGTTAAATCGTCCCGCCCCACTGAAATTGGCTTCCCTAAAACCTCGTTAATGCCCGTATGTATCTGTATATGAGAACGTATTTTTTAAAGTTAACTGATATACTAGATTCAAAACTCCTAAACCTAGAAATAAGTAATCTTAAGCAGTAGCCACACCATCCCAGATAACAACCGTTGCATTCAACGTTGCAAAAATAGCTACTCGGGGAGTAATCGGATTCGAATTTTTACATATTCaaataataaatttcaaaattatatttaaatatacaagAAATGTATAAACACAAATATAAATGTTAACATAATTGTCTAGAAACATAAACATAATCTTCATTTGTTCAAAAACTATAATATTCTATTTTAAGCTTATATTAAATTAAATGTTGACCAAAATTGACTAAATCCGACTTTGACCAACTAAATCCGATTTTGACCCATTGACCGACATTGACCAATTAATTACTCGGACTTTGAAAAATCAGCTAGGCAGGTTCCTAAAAAGGAGTACTCGGCATTAATCGGGGAGTTTTACAACACTGGTTGCATTAGCGAATAATTCAAAAGAAAATATTAAATTGAATGATTAAAACATCCTTTCCTGATAACAAAAATAGGAAAATAGTATACAGATTCTGAGGAATTAATCCAAACAGCATCAAATGTAACTTAAGTTTGAAACTTCAGCAAAAATAGAATAAAAGTTGACATCTTTAtagaatatataatcaaaataaggAAAACATTTCAAGACAATACATAAATAGTAGATGATTGCCCGATAAAAATGACTAAACATACCTCCGCGCATCTCAGACTACAAAACCAATTTACTTGAGGATCACTCGCCAGTTTCAAGAAACCTTCTTTTCTTTTTAAGCAGCCGATATGATCTAAAGAAAAAATGCTAGTAGATCAGAACAGATAAAAAGCTACATACTTTGTGTGACAAACTAAAAAGAAATTTGAGTCTACATACATCTTCTGTCACACTGTTCACAATTCAGGATATTACAATCCGTATCTTGCTCACACTCATCAATAAATTTGTTTTGGTTACAAATTCGACAACAACATGATGGGCAGAACCAATCACCATCAGGGACCTCctaaacaaataaaaagaaacatCACCCGTAAATAAAGACTCTAAATTTAGTATTAAAAATATAATCTTTACATAAAAGAATAAAGAGAGCACATATTATTACCTCTAATCCTACGCATTGAGTATGAAAAGAAGACGGGCATTGGTCACATAGAACTAATTCCCCGCCATAATGACAAACAGAACATATATagtcattatcatttattatttttcgTGTATTACCCTTTAATTTACAAGGTTCTGTCTTGCAAAGTTCACTTTTAAGCTGCAATTGACAATCAATTAACGAACGACCATCTTCAAGGAACATGTTAGCTGACGGTTGTTTATTCGAGCTTCCAGCATGATTTTCAAACTTTGAAACACTAAAAACAATTTGACAACAACTGCATTTAATACCGTCACGATATACAAAACCTTCTTTCATTGTATGCCCGTCTTTATTACAGCGGTATTCAACTTTTGATCTTTGTACAATAACATTATTATCCACCAACCAAGATAAAACAGTTAACGACGAATGGTGCATTGGAGAAATCTCTTCACGCGCCCTTTTGTTAGACCTTAATACACGCGTTTTTCTCATAGAACTTTCACTTTCATCCTCGTTTTTCAAGAAACGTTCTTTTCTCTTCGCTAATGCTTTATTACTAAAATGACCGTTCTTTTTCTTATTTACAAGTTTCCCGACACCCTTTTCTTTGTCCTTCTTCACGTGGTCATTTTGACCCACGATATTTACCTCATTACCATCGAcagaacaattattattattaatattattattattagacataTAATAAATGCACGCTTGACGAATAGATCGGAAATTCTTTCCGTTTGGTGACGTGTACACAGGCCGTCTACACATCAAATCAGCATAACTAAATACCCATCCAACCGAACACAAATGTTTTTTCGCCCTATTCTGTAACTCCCTAAAGTCAACATCTTTCCTTTGTCTCCAATCGTTACTTTCGTTTAACGTAGCAGAATAATAGTCAACGACAGCTTGTGGACAGTATACCGGGTCAACCTTGGGTACCGTTCTTGTCGGTGGAGGTGTTTTATGTGATATATATCCAGGAGTACGGTTACAAATATCCTGACATACAATATTTAATGACATATACGGCCTCCCTTCGGGATTTGTGTAACGATATTTAGGAGATTCCGTCTTTTTTGACGTATTATAATCTCGTCTGAATTCGATTCGCCAACCTAAATACAATAAATGTCGCCTAACTTTCAATAATAAAGATGGAGGATGCCTACCTTTATCATACTCAAAGTACTGAAATATTGAATCGGGACAACATTTGGGTTTGGTAACTAGATTTTGATCTACACAAAATTCATTTACTTGAGTCCATCCATCAACAATATAACTTCGATTGTCGTTTTGGATGCAAAGAACTTTACTTTTTGAAAATCCAGGAggaaccatatcatcatcatcatcatcatcatcatcatcgtcatcgtcatcatcatcatcatcatcatcatcatcatcatcattatcaagcacataatcatcatcatcattatcttcatcatcgacatcatcatcatcatcaagctcATATTCCGTCGTCGAAATACTAGAATTAACGGGTAGAACTGCAAGAAAATTAAAGAAAGACGGTTTGACTTTTACAACCGAATCAAGAAACTGTTTGTTTATATCTAAGTTTTGTTCGCCTTCCCCTTGCAATCTACCAAAAAAGTCAACCATTGTTAACTTTACATTATCTAAAATCACTTCCTTAACTGTTTCTTTCCATATATCCCTAATATCACACATCCACTCTTTAATATCTTTCTCGAAACGTTTTTTCATCCTCAATTCATACCAAATTTGTTTAACAGAAACAAGAACCGGCCATTCAAGCTCTAATTCCTCAAGAACTTGTAAAAACATCCAATCCCCACGAAAGTTCCATTTTTCGGTATCTACATTCCAATCACAAGTCAACCGTATGTTGTTAATTGAAGTGGTAAGTTCATCACCAATATCGGGAAAGAAAACGGATCTTTCATCAGACAAATCATTATAGTCAAAAATAACACCTTCCCACCATGCATCTTGATGAAACACATCAACACATTGTCCATAATGAAGACACTTCAAATTATATTTAAAACAAGGAGGCAGAGGCCTTATTCTTCCACGATTAGGAACAAAAATTGGGATAGATTCGACCAAATTATCCGAACCATCATCACATAAGATGTGATCAAATTTAACTACGCGATTCTGGTTCTTAATTTCAATCACAGTTGCAGAGTGCCATGAGCCTTCAAAACCATCTTCAAGACTCCTTGTCTGAAACAATTTATAAACTTTAATTATTACACACAAAATTTGACTTATATAAGCTAAAGGGTGAGTTTATTGATGCATAAAATAATACTGCATGGccaaaaataaaacaaaaattagGAACCCCAATATTCTTACCATGTTATTGTTATAAATCTAAATCAATTCATATTCTTGAAATTGAGCTAAATCAAACAAAAAACCCCAAAATTTATCGTCTTACAAAGTTCAGTGATTAAATAATTGCACCAAAAATTACCCTCCTCTGATTAACTAATCCACATTTCACTTCAAAACCCCTAAAATTAAATGATCAAATCAATCAATGATCAATGATTCTAATCAAATCAAGAGAAAAACAATACAATGTGGGCAAAATCATAACATGCAACTAGTTAAACAATAAAAAATGAGGGTAATCAATTAAAACCCACATAAAATTTAGCATTTTTAACAAAACCCATATCAAGAAACACACAGATTCTAATGTATAAATGATCTGTAGAACAAAAAAGGGGGAAAAACAATTACTTCAACTTGCTGATGTGGCAGAAGCTTCTGAATGGGTGCAAGTTTTTTTCTTTTTCTCAAGGGTTCAATGTCGTCGTCCGCCATTGATAAGGTTTTAGGGATTTGAGGGTGATCTTTTGACTCCCAGTTCTGTGTTTGGTGGAAGAAACAACACAACAAGAAGAAGGGTTTAGTTTAGTCTAGTTTAGTTTTACTTCTCTCACTCACCTATTTCTTAATTTTAAAAACCCCCTAaacattaaattaaattatatttaatttaatttgtttaaagAGGAGAAATATTTTAGTTGGGAGATACTCCGTATATTGCCGAAACGTTTGTCGCAACTCGCAGGTCAGAATTAAAATACACTACTTGTTTTttaaatagataaaaaaaaaaaaattaaaaggtagtgtataaatgtataatacaataattATTACTATTTAATTTTATTTTCTCAATATAAGTTAAGATACTCTATAAGATTGAAGATTATTTTTTAACGAGCAGACCCAtgcataaaaagaaaaaaataatgatGCTATGCTGGCGTCATGTTTACATTATGCTTACGCCATAATGACATCGGCATTCATCAAATATAAAGTTgacaaattaccaaaataccccaccagtgaatatatatatgtgtgtgtgtgtgtgtaaaagtaaACCCTATCCGTCCTAAATTCACGCTGGCGAGTTTTTGCGACATTCTTCTTCTGGAATTCACGTTCGTTTTTTTATTTGATCTTCGTTTTCATCTTCTATTGATTCTCTTGTGGGTCATGGGAAAGAACTCAAGAGGGAAAAAGAAGAAAAAAGGCGAAGGTACGATTAAGGTTTGAGGAATCGTATGATTTCGATTGATTTGAATGATTCGACGAAGGGCATTGATGGTGAGGGTTCTGTGCAATCCGATTCATCCCATACAACTGAGATGGATATGCACATACACAACGAGGGTGATGGTATGGTAATATTGAATGAACCAATTAACTGAACATGTTATTCCTATTATTGATTATGTGATCATATAAATAGgcatgtatatgcatattttaagtCCAAAAGGCAATTCAAATGCAAGTGCAAACAGAACCGCGCAAACAAATAACAACTGCGTACTGCGCTATTAGATTGCGGAAATCCGCATAAAGCTCAACATTGCGAAAGTGTCCCGCATAAACACTGCGGACCAATAAAGTATGCGCAAACATTGCATCCGCAAAGATTCcaaatgaagcgacccgtcctaatccataaggacgaatacaataacatatgattacatcgcgaggtatttgacctctatatgatacattttacaaacattgcattcatttttaaaagacaacctttcattacatcgaaagttgacatgcatgtataccatttcataatatccaacttataaatgacctaatctttcatttacttaataataatctctattgaactcaacgacttgaatgcaacgtcttttgaaatatgccatgaatgattccaagtaatatctttaaaatgagcaaatgcacagcggaagatttccttaatacctgagaataaacatgctttaaatgtcaaccaaaaggttggtgagttcattaatttatcgtaatcaatcatttccataattttaatagaccacaagatttcctttattcaataatcatacactcgcaaatgtttaaaaaatcattcatatggattgaacacctggtaaccgacattaacataatgcatatagaatatccctaaaatagaaatccatctgtataatataaactcgaattactaaagcataccattttccagtatgaggggtgttagtgcccgtagatctacctttaggattcgcgtcaattagggtgtctgttccctaattcttaggctaccaagctaaaatgggtgatattcgattcgataatccaaccatagaatgtagtttcgattacttgtgtctatttcgtaaagcatttataaaaacagcgcatgtattctcagtcccaaatatatatattgcaaaagcatttaaaaagggagcaaatgaaactcactatactgtattttgtagtaaaaatacatatgacgacattgaacaatgcatggttgacctcggattcacgaacctatatcatttgtatatatatatatatatattaaaacatataatcgtaactgaacaaatttttttattatatctttaatttatatattatgtaggtttaatttgtgtatatattcataatggttaatatttatatagttagattaatatatccatatctatatacataattgtttaatgttatatttaaaaaaatcgatagtttgttatttgtatgtatttatataaataatattaatagatttgataaatataattatgtgaaattttaataaaattacaatatatgaacaagtatattttatgtacaaaatatttatttattttaaaatgatagttttgataataataatgatttaataataataataataataataataataataataataataataataataataataataattaataataataataataataataataataataataataataataataataataataataataataataataataataataataataataataataataataataataataataataataataataagagactaCCTTCCAAACAAGCCAAAAAAATAAATGTCATATcctaggctcgaacccacgacctctcgcttaacttAAAACACTCCTTAACCACTTCTCAAATTCCATCTTCCTGATTTAATCTATAATCTAATTATATGTAATCCATTTTCTGTCTCACTTTCTTCATCAAATCTTACATCGTATAACATTATTGTAACACACCCCATGGCAGCAGCTCAAAAATGAATTGGCTAGCTGAATCTCGGCCCAGATAGAAGCCCAACAAGGTATACGGCTCAACAGCAAGCACAAGCCCAACAGCTTCtcttaataataaaaagaatattgtagtggcctgggttcgaactcaggacctctcgttCCCCATCAACACCCTAAACCATTCTACCATTCGTGATTTTTTGAGATCATACGAAATCTAATATACTTAGCCCCTCTATTTTTCCATTTCTTCTCCTTATTTACAAAACCCAGAACTATTCCTTATCTTCTTCACCTAATCAACTATCAAAATCATTTTCTGTGTACTTCTCCTTCTTCAACAATAAATCGACATTATTCATCATCCTATATTTTCATCATACAcgtaatcatcatcttccatttcaTCGTTACTAACATGACGatcatcatcatctcataatcGTATCATCATCAACTTTCATTATCACCACTGCATCCATCGTCAACCGTAATCATATTATCATAATCATCACCTCACGTTATCATCTTCATTCACCAAAATCGAAACAGAAATTGAATAACTATCATCATCCTAATTCATTTTATCTTCATCCATAATCATCGTTGTTTCTCTATTCAttatcttcttcaccaagtttcaTAGTCTCCACCTTTTCACGTTCACTAATGATCATCGTCTTTAATCATTTTCAACATCGTTGCTCATTATTTTTATCACAGAAATAGAAGGTGTACTTGTAGCATTTAACAAGGTGGTTTGGTGTTTAGGTGGTCTGTTGGATTATGAAAAGAAGCAGAAGATCGAGACTGTAACAGCACAGTAGGTGGCTCGATGGTATTGTTGTTGTACAcgatagtaaaaaaaaaatattagtacGTAGCAACGGTGATATAATAGAGATTTATGTGGTTGTTTGGTGATGGTTTACGGTGGCGAATGTTGTGGTTCACGGTGGTAGAAAGTGGCAGTTTGTGGTCGGAAATGGTGGTCGTAAATATGATGAAGGTTGCCGAAGTAATAGAGAAGAAGGGATGTTTGGTTTGTGTTAAAC includes these proteins:
- the LOC139854226 gene encoding uncharacterized protein translates to MADDDIEPLRKRKKLAPIQKLLPHQQVETRSLEDGFEGSWHSATVIEIKNQNRVVKFDHILCDDGSDNLVESIPIFVPNRGRIRPLPPCFKYNLKCLHYGQCVDVFHQDAWWEGVIFDYNDLSDERSVFFPDIGDELTTSINNIRLTCDWNVDTEKWNFRGDWMFLQVLEELELEWPVLVSVKQIWYELRMKKRFEKDIKEWMCDIRDIWKETVKEVILDNVKLTMVDFFGRLQGEGEQNLDINKQFLDSVVKVKPSFFNFLAVLPVNSSISTTEYELDDDDDVDDEDNDDDDYVLDNDDDDDDDDDDDDDDDDDDDDDDDDMVPPGFSKSKVLCIQNDNRSYIVDGWTQVNEFCVDQNLVTKPKCCPDSIFQYFEYDKGRHPPSLLLKVRRHLLYLGWRIEFRRDYNTSKKTESPKYRYTNPEGRPYMSLNIVCQDICNRTPGYISHKTPPPTRTVPKVDPVYCPQAVVDYYSATLNESNDWRQRKDVDFRELQNRAKKHLCSVGWVFSYADLMCRRPVYTSPNGKNFRSIRQACIYYMSNNNNINNNNCSVDGNEVNIVGQNDHVKKDKEKGVGKLVNKKKNGHFSNKALAKRKERFLKNEDESESSMRKTRVLRSNKRAREEISPMHHSSLTVLSWLVDNNVIVQRSKVEYRCNKDGHTMKEGFVYRDGIKCSCCQIVFSVSKFENHAGSSNKQPSANMFLEDGRSLIDCQLQLKSELCKTEPCKLKGNTRKIINDNDYICSVCHYGGELVLCDQCPSSFHTQCVGLEEVPDGDWFCPSCCCRICNQNKFIDECEQDTDCNILNCEQCDRRYHIGCLKRKEGFLKLASDPQVNWFCSLRCAEIHTGINEVLGKPISVGRDDLTWTILKHTRHDSVDHDISTRDEMAESYSKLNIAISVMHECFEPVKEPLTQRDIVEDVIFCRWSDLNRLNFKGFYTVLLEKDDELVSAASIRIYGEKVAELPLIGTRYRYRRSGMCHALMNVLEKKLVELGVERLVLPAVPSVLQTWTSSFGFSVMTEAQKLDFLGYTFLDFQGTRMCQKYMISKDQRCAESSISRGIDHETIKGKNIVELDGNSAVSEVSQADRIEKNGIIVDLHSLDIARDNQNNNGCARGSSPLEVLANDQQSHVECRSETSVECSIKEVSNANEDDNNCSNGHLKCYHRKKIVACGS